tcgcaacttttttttccgtattcgtctattcagtagTCAAAGTTGCACCTAgaggattttgaaaattttgatttttaagattttttagggctgtttgaatctaaaaaaatgagaaaaaaaacgaaaaaatttttagtatgtcgccattttttttcaaatcaaaattttcaaaatcctcTACGTGGAACGATGGccacatgcatacagattacgcggtttggtttttttgtttctgataatccgtttttgagttaaAGATGCGACCgtggtgggggaaatttttttggtgctccacaaaaatgcttataactttgtaacaacatgatattttttaataaaaatttaggagaattttcttcaatgtatactttataaaacaaaagaaatccgatccccaaattcctttattatcccagtaaaaaaaattcccgaaaatcgcctattttttcgatcctcCCAATGGCTACcctttaaaatcaatttttaaattacgcgactgcaattattatttttttttattttaattaaattttatttgaatcgatACCTCAGTAATTAGAttctgtaataaaattatttttaaataatcagtaaatcaataaatttaattatatttttaattttttgggtatcgattaaaaaaaattacaggctgagtaaaaaaaaatgattaattttaaataaataaaatatatgattggttttttttactcgataGAAAAAATTGGAAGAAATAGGAAAACTTGTAAAAGATGCAGGGAATTATGGCTCTGGTGTAGAAGGAATGAAAGCGTTGATCCGAGAACGAAATGAATTGATTGAATTGAAGCGACATTTCGAGGTTCACTGCAGCGATCAAGAATACGAAATCGATCGgctgaataaattaataaaccatATCAAAGAAGACCACGAGTCCCAGCGGATTGAAATGTCACGAGTTGCCGACGAGCTGGAGGAAGAGCTGAGGATTAAATCCGATAAAATTGATTACTGTGAAGAGCAAATTAATCATTACAAGAACCACATGATGGAGTTGAAACATGAATTAGAAGAAAGTAATCAGGCTAGAGAAAGAGAGTCGATTAGCGATAGAGATCTTGACACTACACTGGccaagtatttgaaaaaatcgagtgaACAAATTGATCAGTTGTCTACTGCACTccatggtaattttatttattttaattaattaattaatcaattaaaataattgcgATATGTAGGCGCGGGTCATGatgttgagaaaaataaaatggaaatCGATTATCTGAGACAGCAGATATCGAAAAGTGTGCAGGAAAAATtagataatgaaaaaaatttctcatcaAAATGGGAGCAGTGCCAGCAAACAATTAAAACTCAgataaatgaaattgaaaaattacgaaaatataattgtaaattaaacaAAGACGTCCAGCATAACGATAACTTGAAGCATGAGCTCAATGAAATGACTTCCAGGTgagtgataaatttaaaatatttttttcgcgggaaaattaaatttaaataaatttttttaacttcccgctaagaaaattgtaaattttcaaaattcgggaagttattggtttcggttcgatttgcaaaaatcctgactaatttcacgatgatgtccgagtgtatgtatgtgtgtacgtacgtacgtatgtaaatattcataactcttgaacagatgaaccgattttgatctttgaggtgtcattcgacgcggcttgttaatatcttgaagctgtaaaaatttgagcttaatcggtaggttgcgttcggagatatttcaaaaatacaattttttcaaaaatgttttatttggataacttttaatttactgGATGGaatgattccaaaatctaatcagctctaaaactttataagccgcgtcgaacgccacctcaaccatcaaaatcggttaattcgttcaagagaaaccgttgacgaaagaattcaaaaaaattttttctttgtttttttgaaatttctcaaaaacgactcgataaatcgatttcaaaatttgatcagctttagaacttaataaaacgcgtcgattgccacctcaaccatcaaaatcggtttattcgttcgcgagatatcgtgggagaaagaaatgctcaaaaatcgttttttttaaaacaatggcatacaaaagtattatcGAGCTcgacgagctcgaaaatgtattcacaataatgttttcgagctcaacgagctcgaaaatgtattcacaataatgttttcgagctcaacgagctcgaaaacagcgagaagttttggggctggtccgcagggttaaccgatagactgATTTTTTAGAGTCGCTTCAATGCAGAAGgaacattcaaatttgacgAACGAATTGGAACATTTGAAAGAGTGTTTGGATGCAAAAAACTTAGAAGTCGTTTCTCTGGAAGAGgagaaagaaaatttgaaaagaagAATCGATTGTATACTCAGGGAACTAGAGGATAAGAATAATAAGATAAGTGTATTGGAGCGTACGAATTTTGACattcacaaaaaattatatgacacCGAGAAAAATGTTAAGGCGGTTTCGGATGAGTTGCAGTCGATCAAGTATGAGGACAACAAAATATTGCAGATTACGATGTTGCAGCGAGATTTAGAGAAAGGTTGCAAGGAAAAACGTAAACTAGAGGACGCGGTCAGCAGTTTACGTAAAGAATATGATTCTTGttgcaatttaaataaacgtcttaatgataatttaatgaataaatcaaatcaaatattaattataaaacgaGATATTAAACGGCTGACTAGTGATTTCACCGATAATATTTATTCCGATGGtagtattattaaattaccgGATAAATTACATGAGAGCTTGAATATTTTGAAGCAGCACATTGAGACTGATAACTCCAATGAAAAAGGCGCCACTGATTTAAATGACAAtgattatgataatttaaaagataaaatagaTAATATTACTaagacatttaattattcagaTAATGATCAgtcaataaaatcaatgacaAGCGAAAATAAAGATTTAGCAGCCATGAGCGCCGATCGCGCGATCCTCCAAGAGTTCAAACAAAATTCCGAAGCggcattcaaattatttaacaaaaatcacACTAGTTGTgtagcaaaaaaatttgacacacgattttttgacaatgaaaGTGGGTTTATAAGCGACGCTAATGATTCCTCAGTGAAATCACccaatgacaataattatcaTCCATTTGATAGCATCCCAacttatctaaataaaataaaatcacgtTTGCCCAAACATACCGATTTTAATAATGACTTTAAGCCCGATAATGATGATCacaaaaataaacatgatgacaATCGGCACAACGTTTTATCTAAATACCATAGCGATAAATCACGCCAAAGGTATTTATTActaatctataaaaaaataatattaatattttttaattgacaattgattattttttaaaggaaTACTCAATTTATGCGGAATTGCTGTGAACGTTCgaataaaaactgaaaatgGCTACAGtccaaaaaaaactaaaatataaaaaaaaaatgacaagttAAATTATAACgtaaatttgttaataaaaatgaattaaaaacccATTTGAGAGCGAGGAATTTTTAAGCCGAGTACTTACCGTCTGAAAACTCGGTCGTCTCTCCAGCGGTGGTATCTAGAGTCAGCCGCTGAAATCACGTGGTCGAGTTAAACTCTCGGTAAGTACCGACACCGATGTGACTTTATATCTGACATTAtctcaatttatttacataatttacatgcttattaatttaagtacaatagtataaataaataaatgaatacaagCAGTGTTCATTCCAGCACTGGATAATACTGAATTGtccatataaatttaaatttaaatttaattataaatataaataaaagcagGGATTTAGTTTTCATCTCACAGATCAACGTCTTTATTAAAAAGATCTAACGTGTGGTCCCTGTCTTCAGAAGCCGCGCGAGTGggaataataatttgggtcgTTGTGAGACTCTCCAAATTTGGCGAACTACTTGTCTGAGGAATTATTTCAGCAGCAGAAGGTACCGAGTCGATTGTCTTACGTCTCGATTGGGTTGACCCCAGTGGCCGCTTCCATCGGaatatttttctcttcttGCTGCTGCTGACGGAACTCTGTCGTCTCACTAAAAATCTTGACCGGGACTTCTTCGGCTTCGCGGTGGCAGAGTTTGGGTCCTCGTACACTTCAAATGAGTTTCTGTGGGCACCTGGAAGCCTGTCGGTGTCTGGAAGATGTTCCTGGGAGAACCCTGAGTTGAAGAACCCGTGGAGGTCTTCGTTGGGTTCGTCGGAACCGCAGCTGACGCTGATTGAAGGTGGCGGGCTCTGGATCGAGGAGGACTTGGGACCAGAGTCGTAAGACAACGTACTTTCTTGGAGATTCGTTGCACTGGGCCAAGGTCGGACGTTTACTTTGGCCAGCTTCGATGTAGGAATGAGACGCTTGCGATTCAGCTCCAGCCACTGGAACGATCGGGAATTTCTTTTCACGGGCCCGGGGGTGTGCTGCCGGTCGAAGGATTGCTCTGGTAGCGGAGGCTCTACTGGTTCTGAATTGTCCAGCTGAATAATTGTTTCGGTAAAGCTTTCAGTCTTTTTTGGAGTCGCTGAAGGCGACCCGATGATCTGGCTAAAAcaaatgtttataattttattactgaggccagaattttttccttgattaaaaaatatgaagattaataattaatgatgtcaaatttttgattttacggcggaaatattggtcgtatagaaaaattttttaaataaaagttgttcaaaattcaattttataaaaaaaatgtctcttgtAATTTTTCCTTAGGATTAATAAggaagccgtaatttcaaaattaagattttcataattaacaaaaatttgaatcattcattatgaatcttaattttggaattacggtaaaaatattggtcgtatagaaaaatttttcaagtaaaagttgtccaaaattcaattttctaaaaaaaatgtttcttatgATTTTTCCTTAGGATTAATAATGAAgttgtaatttcaaaattaagattttcataattaacaaaaatttgaatcattcattatgaatcttaatttgggaattacggtaaaaatattggtcgtataaaaaaatgtttctaataaaagttattcaaaattcaattttctaaaaaaaatgtctcttgtGATTTTTCCTTAGGATTGATAAggaagccgtaatttcaaaattaatattttcataattaacaaaaatttgaatcattcattatgaatcttaattttggaattacggtaaaaatattggtcgtataaaaaaatgtttttaataaaagttattcaaaattcaattttctaaaaaaaatgtcttatgTAACTTATCCTCAGGATTAATAAtgaagccgtaatttcaaaattaagattttcataattccccaaattttgaatcattcattatgaatcttaattctggaattacggtaaaaatattggtcgtataaaaaaatttttcaaataaaagttattccaaattcagttttctaaaaaaaattactcttgtaatttttccttagaattaataatgaagccgtaatttcaaaattaagattttcatgaTTAACAAAAGTTTGAATGATTCaatatgaatcttaattttggaattctggtaaaaatattggtcgtacaagaaaatcataagagacattttcatagaaaattaaatttcctacaacttttgtttaaaaactttttttataagaccaatattttcgccggaATATCCAACATTTGAaccattcatttaaaaattaaggcgaaaatcttgtccctatttataacttattattttgttGATGATGCTTACCGCCTATTGGTAACAGGACTTTCATTTGGATTTGTCGCTAAACTAACTGATGATGTTTTAGGTGTAGGCACATGCGTATTTTCATCTTCTTCTTCAATAATATCTGGTAAAAACAATGTTTGTTTTTCTTCAGGAActctattcaaaaataaatttatttgtcaattaataaatttttattttcaaaatgtttttccgagacttaatataaaaaatgatatactCACGTCATATTAGCAACACTTCCACGATAAGTTTTACGTTTATAAGCGGCAGCAGCTTCAGTGTaaggtaaaataatattttccgaatcaaaataaaaatctttaacGAGAGGCGGGCATCGATTCATAAGAACATCGACCCCCAGATATGATACTTTGGTATGACGATCAATGAGCCAATTCAATTCAAAGTCTTCGTCATCGTCACCGAACGGATTAATCAACTGCTCGGCGAcctggcaaaaaaaaaataaaaatcagataaatttatgattaattgcctgaaaaaaagtaattagttGCATACTTTGAGCAGACccatgtagaaaaaaaattgcaggATAGTAAAAATAGGCAGGTAGGCGTCAAGAGGCATTTGAAAAGGTTTCTTGGAGCCCTCGATGTACTGTCGCCCTACGAGAGCCACGACGAAGAAGCTGTAGGTGGCCAGAGTGACGACCTGGGTGTAGACAAGAGGAATCGAGACCCAGTCGTAGCTCCAGAGCAGTCCGCATTTAGATCTGAAGTCGTTGAACTCctccattattattttgaggcCCTGGGGGTCTGGCAGTCGGTGAGTGCGCCGCGCTTCTTtaagcaaatttataaacCAGGTGCAGGGAATCCAGTAGGTGTTGAATTCCAAGCTCGGGACTGACTGGAAGAGCTCCAGTTCAAGAGCAGTCATGAAACCCGAGTCGACGACATGTTCTAGGGTCGGGAACCGGCGTTTTACTGCTGAACTTATGGATCGCAGGACTAGGATCAGTGACAGGTTGAGGTATCGCATCAATGACCGACGCAGCATCCGTCCGTATTCGTCGTTGCCTGTCACGTATAGGGCTACCAGGTGCATCactctgaaaattattttgttaaaattttttacgtggCTAAAACTGGCCCTCAAGTGGCCACAGGTAAtaacccgggtcgaaaaaaaattttaattatgacttaaaatttaagtcaaaatccttcaaatttcaaatgagttaatttttttagtcaggGTAAAATTTCCATAACATTTGACTTTTTGTGGCTTAGTTAGGAtcgatttaagacaaaataagtCACATTCAACTAGATTTCGAATCGATACccgtgtaaaataatttttttttcataaaaattttagatctgaattttatttcgaaattcagatcgtgacacaaatatgactttcatcatgaatttgtatAAAGAACTTTAATTACGACAAAATTATGACtcagtcaaatttttatccaagTGATCCAAAGttcattcattaaattaattttacaatcgaaactgatttacgtaaatcaagtacttgataggagaaatttattggtaatttctgaatcgataaatttgaaaaatcgtaaaaattcAGTCAAGTTTCTATCGAGGTCATCCTGAGTCTAATTCAAAGacataatgaattaattttagaattaatatggatttactagacgaaaaaatggagtaaattcatgatgaaagtcatatttgtgtcatgATCTGAGTTTCGTGATGAAATTAagatctaaattcattatgaatgaaaattttttttacacgggtaaccagttgtttttttaagacaaaataagtCAAATATAAggcaatgaaataatttaagccaaaaaaagttaaattaaaggaaactaaacaatttaagtcaaaaaaaagtctaatctaaggcaaaaaagttaaaaaaagtcaagattaagtcaaaaaaagtttaaaaagttaaaatgtgGAATACAGTTGTCGGCATATCGACGACTTCAAAGGAAATTAAGTTaaatcaagtcaaatttaagatttttttttacccgggaaTTCTGTcctgtatttaattttaagattttttaaaaaattaattgcaaattatttttgttatttttaatcaaatggAAGAAAagggggcaagacggcccacctaaaaaaatattaatgagatttttttgtaaattcctttttttagtctaaataaatattcggTATTActatgagtaaaaaatttttcattgggggcaaaatgggtcgtgttaaaaaaattaaaaaattttaggaagctcatttatcaaaaaaaaaatttttttttaccgaatattaaataaaaaaaaatgaactgtcaagtatttaattttaagattttttaaaaaattaattgcaaattatttttgttatttttaatca
The DNA window shown above is from Microplitis mediator isolate UGA2020A chromosome 1, iyMicMedi2.1, whole genome shotgun sequence and carries:
- the LOC130666708 gene encoding putative leucine-rich repeat-containing protein DDB_G0290503 yields the protein MSFAEYGSSIFFMGKIKKPFDQGDGLSNNNNDKYFGCRLKMIDSCNDFRAWSPDPFENFKYFREITENGDLKSKDVPDLSGINVVVDVNTEKELELLRHELAKYKALKLTPEQKKQLKEMNFGEAFSKGDWNIGDFIMNTLEKLTNYKESILGTSPTKVKEMNDKNLQPPRPKPTARKNKKVKNIKRKLSTDISCSIPKDSTSECSSSSQIGLVEGDSDSSSGSSQDDNYNHKLNKIKNNRSFNDNNYNYKSDESETASVDSNKSYIIKSESIIISLENELKTKESELDELRSLNRDLKYSLQNRDAQIKNLKENFTKTQLNLQNIIDQRNNELDQWRQKSESSRILINQINRKLEERRQECYVLMQEINNLKQDTNLQALRTERDSFAKKLEEIGKLVKDAGNYGSGVEGMKALIRERNELIELKRHFEVHCSDQEYEIDRLNKLINHIKEDHESQRIEMSRVADELEEELRIKSDKIDYCEEQINHYKNHMMELKHELEESNQARERESISDRDLDTTLAKYLKKSSEQIDQLSTALHGAGHDVEKNKMEIDYLRQQISKSVQEKLDNEKNFSSKWEQCQQTIKTQINEIEKLRKYNCKLNKDVQHNDNLKHELNEMTSRVASMQKEHSNLTNELEHLKECLDAKNLEVVSLEEEKENLKRRIDCILRELEDKNNKISVLERTNFDIHKKLYDTEKNVKAVSDELQSIKYEDNKILQITMLQRDLEKGCKEKRKLEDAVSSLRKEYDSCCNLNKRLNDNLMNKSNQILIIKRDIKRLTSDFTDNIYSDGSIIKLPDKLHESLNILKQHIETDNSNEKGATDLNDNDYDNLKDKIDNITKTFNYSDNDQSIKSMTSENKDLAAMSADRAILQEFKQNSEAAFKLFNKNHTSCVAKKFDTRFFDNESGFISDANDSSVKSPNDNNYHPFDSIPTYLNKIKSRLPKHTDFNNDFKPDNDDHKNKHDDNRHNVLSKYHSDKSRQRNTQFMRNCCERSNKN
- the LOC130666726 gene encoding bestrophin-1-like isoform X2, giving the protein MAIPWPDKVMHLVALYVTGNDEYGRMLRRSLMRYLNLSLILVLRSISSAVKRRFPTLEHVVDSGFMTALELELFQSVPSLEFNTYWIPCTWFINLLKEARRTHRLPDPQGLKIIMEEFNDFRSKCGLLWSYDWVSIPLVYTQVVTLATYSFFVVALVGRQYIEGSKKPFQMPLDAYLPIFTILQFFFYMGLLKVAEQLINPFGDDDEDFELNWLIDRHTKVSYLGVDVLMNRCPPLVKDFYFDSENIILPYTEAAAAYKRKTYRGSVANMTVPEEKQTLFLPDIIEEEDENTHVPTPKTSSVSLATNPNESPVTNRRQIIGSPSATPKKTESFTETIIQLDNSEPVEPPLPEQSFDRQHTPGPVKRNSRSFQWLELNRKRLIPTSKLAKVNVRPWPSATNLQESTLSYDSGPKSSSIQSPPPSISVSCGSDEPNEDLHGFFNSGFSQEHLPDTDRLPGAHRNSFEVYEDPNSATAKPKKSRSRFLVRRQSSVSSSKKRKIFRWKRPLGSTQSRRKTIDSVPSAAEIIPQTSSSPNLESLTTTQIIIPTRAASEDRDHTLDLFNKDVDL
- the LOC130666726 gene encoding bestrophin-4-like isoform X1 encodes the protein MTVSYQYEVASSTSGGFTRLLFMWRGSLYKLIYRELLLFLLFFGIISVIYRHVLTISHKREFEKLVIYCDTFVSLIPLSFVLGFYVAYVAGRWWQQYMAIPWPDKVMHLVALYVTGNDEYGRMLRRSLMRYLNLSLILVLRSISSAVKRRFPTLEHVVDSGFMTALELELFQSVPSLEFNTYWIPCTWFINLLKEARRTHRLPDPQGLKIIMEEFNDFRSKCGLLWSYDWVSIPLVYTQVVTLATYSFFVVALVGRQYIEGSKKPFQMPLDAYLPIFTILQFFFYMGLLKVAEQLINPFGDDDEDFELNWLIDRHTKVSYLGVDVLMNRCPPLVKDFYFDSENIILPYTEAAAAYKRKTYRGSVANMTVPEEKQTLFLPDIIEEEDENTHVPTPKTSSVSLATNPNESPVTNRRQIIGSPSATPKKTESFTETIIQLDNSEPVEPPLPEQSFDRQHTPGPVKRNSRSFQWLELNRKRLIPTSKLAKVNVRPWPSATNLQESTLSYDSGPKSSSIQSPPPSISVSCGSDEPNEDLHGFFNSGFSQEHLPDTDRLPGAHRNSFEVYEDPNSATAKPKKSRSRFLVRRQSSVSSSKKRKIFRWKRPLGSTQSRRKTIDSVPSAAEIIPQTSSSPNLESLTTTQIIIPTRAASEDRDHTLDLFNKDVDL